One Aegilops tauschii subsp. strangulata cultivar AL8/78 chromosome 7, Aet v6.0, whole genome shotgun sequence genomic window carries:
- the LOC141028142 gene encoding thioredoxin H-type-like, which yields MGEVVEVGSLEAWTTYMAEANSNKNLAVIYFSAKWSAPSRSISPVFDDLAKNHIDVTFLKVVVEVEDNMSIAEEFGVEAMPTFLFMKEGKVVDHLVGASEYLLEEKMKQHTAA from the exons atgggggAGGTTGTCGAGGTGGGCAGCCTAGAGGCATGGACCACCTACATGGCGGAGGCCAACAGCAACAAGAACCTG GCGGTGATCTACTTCAGTGCAAAATGGAGCGCACCATCCCGCTCCATTTCTCCAGTCTTCGATGACCTTGCCAAGAACCACATAGATGTGACTTTCCTGAAAGTCGTTGTCGAGGTTGAAGACAATATG TCAATTGCTGAGGAGTTCGGTGTTGAGGCCATGCCGACCTTCCTGTTTATGAAGGAAGGAAAGGTCGTGGACCATCTTGTTGGAGCTTCCGAGTATTTGCTGGAAGAGAAGATGAAGCAACACACGGCCGCATAG